One Bacteroidota bacterium DNA segment encodes these proteins:
- a CDS encoding thiamine phosphate synthase: MVVKHEREAAGRQKGKPGANLPRLALIADRFTEPSYAHAAVEAVRGGVRWVHLRDHAASPSAFASAARQLTERLRAVWPDVRLSVNTRVDVAHALDLDVHIGTRGPAVVDARAMLPDATVGYSAHSLDEAQQAQADGAAYVFFSPIFPTASKPGHPGAGLDALRTVCEAVAVPVVALGGVTPATVPACLDAGAHGVVVLSGILHAADPAAAAHAYASLVA, from the coding sequence GTGGTAGTGAAGCACGAGCGTGAAGCCGCAGGGCGACAGAAGGGCAAGCCCGGCGCCAACCTCCCACGTCTGGCGCTGATCGCCGACCGATTCACGGAGCCCTCCTACGCCCACGCGGCGGTCGAGGCGGTGCGCGGCGGTGTCCGTTGGGTCCATCTGCGCGATCATGCGGCCTCTCCGAGCGCGTTCGCATCCGCGGCGCGGCAACTCACGGAGCGCCTGCGCGCGGTCTGGCCCGATGTGCGCCTCAGCGTGAACACCCGTGTCGATGTCGCGCATGCGCTAGACCTCGATGTGCACATAGGGACGCGCGGGCCGGCGGTGGTAGACGCGCGCGCCATGCTACCGGACGCCACGGTCGGCTACTCCGCGCACAGTCTCGACGAGGCCCAGCAGGCGCAGGCCGACGGGGCCGCCTACGTCTTCTTCAGTCCGATCTTCCCCACGGCCAGCAAGCCCGGCCATCCGGGCGCAGGGCTCGACGCGCTCCGTACCGTCTGCGAGGCGGTCGCCGTGCCCGTCGTCGCGCTCGGAGGCGTCACGCCCGCCACCGTGCCCGCCTGCCTCGACGCCGGGGCGCACGGCGTCGTGGTCCTGTCGGGCATCCTGCACGCCGCCGACCCGGCCGCGGCAGCCCACGCCTACGCCTCCCTCGTCGCCTGA
- the thiD gene encoding bifunctional hydroxymethylpyrimidine kinase/phosphomethylpyrimidine kinase, which translates to MSVPHASTHPVALTIAGSDSGGGAGLQADLKAMHAHGAFGMSVVTAITAQNSQAVTAALDLPADLVQAQIDAVAGDFQVHAVKTGMLSSRVLIDAVADGIERHGLGPVVVDPVMISKSGFALLKPDAVEAVKARMLPLARLATPNVHEAEALTGQTIRTLDEAQAAAAAIHAMGARAVLVKGGHLDGEADAVDVLYDGTTFAFFRSPRIDTPNTHGTGCTYASAIAAGLARGFDLATAVGRAKAYLTQAIRQALPLGHGHGPVHHFWHLDPERAIQAA; encoded by the coding sequence GTGTCTGTCCCCCACGCCTCGACGCACCCCGTCGCCCTCACCATCGCCGGCAGCGACTCCGGCGGCGGCGCGGGCCTCCAGGCCGACCTCAAGGCGATGCACGCGCACGGCGCTTTCGGCATGAGCGTCGTCACGGCCATCACCGCGCAAAACTCGCAGGCCGTCACCGCCGCGCTCGACCTCCCGGCCGACCTCGTCCAGGCACAGATCGACGCCGTGGCGGGCGACTTCCAGGTCCACGCCGTCAAGACCGGGATGCTCTCCTCCCGCGTGCTCATCGACGCCGTGGCGGATGGGATCGAGCGGCATGGGTTGGGGCCAGTCGTGGTCGATCCGGTGATGATCTCGAAGAGCGGGTTTGCGCTGCTGAAGCCGGACGCCGTCGAGGCCGTCAAGGCGCGGATGCTGCCCTTGGCGCGGCTCGCCACGCCCAACGTCCACGAAGCCGAGGCACTCACGGGACAGACGATCCGCACGCTCGACGAGGCCCAGGCGGCCGCGGCTGCCATCCACGCGATGGGGGCCCGGGCCGTGCTCGTGAAAGGCGGCCACCTCGACGGGGAGGCAGACGCCGTGGATGTGCTGTACGACGGGACTACGTTCGCCTTTTTCCGGAGCCCGCGCATCGACACGCCGAACACGCACGGCACGGGCTGCACCTATGCGAGCGCTATTGCCGCAGGCCTGGCGCGAGGGTTTGATCTCGCGACGGCGGTGGGGCGCGCGAAGGCCTACCTCACCCAGGCGATCCGCCAGGCGCTGCCTCTGGGCCACGGCCATGGCCCTGTGCATCACTTCTGGCACCTCGATCCGGAGCGAGCCATCCAGGCCGCCTAG